GTCAAATTGAGAACTCCATGAATGTGTGGCTACAAGGGTCCAGGGCGCCAGTTTGTCGATTATCCACACAGCTATACGTGGTTCGTTAACGGAGAAGAGAAGCTGAAAAGTAGAAATActctcaacaagaagatggctgAAATGTGGCAGTACCACATCAGTCCCTTCACCAATACAATTTTTGGTCTGGAAAATCCGACTAGCCTGGGAAAACAGACAGAGTAGTGCAGCTCAGCACAGAATTTTGTCCCGGCGAGAGGAAGCTCTCACGCAGCCCACGTGGGAACGCCAGAGCCACATCCCGGTGTCATATTGTACTATATATGAATCATTACAATCACTGGCTTTGTGTTCTTTTTTCTAAGATGGGAGTGCTTTCACGTTAATTCCTGACATCAGAAATAGGAAATTCAGACCAATGATGTATGCAGTCCCAAAGTACACGAAAGATCATGCACTTGCTAAATCAGTGCTCCAAACCAGCTGGTTTAGCATTTCAACACACCGTGAACACCTGCCAGCCCTTGTAAAGGTATCTATTGACGGTGTGTCATAGCCCTGCCAGATGGACGCGCTTTTCAAGCCAACCAAAGTCCGTACACGTATATCCTGAGGGAAGAATTAAAGACAACTGCTGCTTACCACCCCTTGGAGTGATACCCATTGAGGGCTTCCTTGGAAAAGTATTGGTTCCAGCTGTGTGTTTCCACATCCTCACTAGGCTTCATGCATGCCTTCTGAGGATACTGCCTCAGGTCGGCAACATCCTGCGAGGTGTGGCGGCGCTTGAGCAAcgccttgccaccaaactTCTTCTGCTGTCGCTCCCAAACGAGGTTGAGTCGGAGGGATTCCGTAAGTTCGGTAGCCAGCATATTGCGGCGGGTGGTTCGTGGAGAGAAAGCCGCAGGGAAGTTGGTGTGGGTAGAACGAGTAACGATGGGCTGGGCGGTAGATCGAGGGATCTCGCTGATGGGATTGAGTGCTGCGTGTCGGAAACCCTTCATCATGAGGGGGGCCTCGTCAGAGTCATTGGGAGAACCAGCGAGGCTGATACCATGAGGCGCGGCCCGGGATCGATGGATGGCGGGAGTAGGCTGTGAAGCTTGGTTGCCGAGAGTGTTGGCTCGCTCGTTCTGGGCAAGCATGAGAGTAATAAGCGATGGGCGAGATGCCAGGTTGGCCTTGGACTCGACACGCTGGAAAAATTTGTCGTCAACACTAGACTTGCCGCTGTCCTCAGTGGAGTCTTCCCAGTCAGACGagtcgtcatcgtcaatgGCACTCTCGTCGATATACTCGGCCTCGGTGTCAGAGTCAACTGCATTCTCACTCTGCTGCATAAGCTCGCATGGCATGTTGTTGAGGGTGATGGGGACATTAGAGTGAACAGAGCTCTTGAGAGAATCCTCTCCCGATGAGCCGCCAATCTGGAACATGGGCTTCTTGCCGACTGCAGTGGAGGTAgccttgacattgtcgatGCTTTGGCTATGTTCGCTTGAGGAGCAAGATCCACCAAGGGCAAACCGGGcaggctgcttcttgggctgCACATCCATGGGTGCCGGTGAAGATCTGGGCTCAGGCAAGGGGTCTTccgaagaagcagcatcgGCTGGCTCTGGGAAAGGGAGTGCCTGTACCTCGATACCCTCCGAGGTTGGCATGGGAGAAGGATGTGAGTCCCCGGCTATCTGTTCTGAGGATTGAGATTCGGTTGTGGTCGATCCGGATCGAGTGAGGGTTAGAGGGAGAGAAGCAGGGGACTGCTCCATGGTGGAAGCCATCAACGGTGATGTTTGTGATGGGGCAGAAAG
The DNA window shown above is from Pochonia chlamydosporia 170 chromosome Unknown PCv3seq00012, whole genome shotgun sequence and carries:
- a CDS encoding dsp1-1-like protein (similar to Beauveria bassiana ARSEF 2860 XP_008597215.1), whose product is MVEMPYRLDTHVLTVDADVIHEVDTNPANVYSMWTVFSRCADSVKQGRRLENKSWRLWQREQLVENPQKNNASCTTATPTGTVPKSVPSDARMQEVPQLSGSVESLADDEAVDFTSIPAPLEIRPRIRRLDSSTTRRDRRISSGDFEKMIVSIVKDKAPLSAPSQTSPLMASTMEQSPASLPLTLTRSGSTTTESQSSEQIAGDSHPSPMPTSEGIEVQALPFPEPADAASSEDPLPEPRSSPAPMDVQPKKQPARFALGGSCSSSEHSQSIDNVKATSTAVGKKPMFQIGGSSGEDSLKSSVHSNVPITLNNMPCELMQQSENAVDSDTEAEYIDESAIDDDDSSDWEDSTEDSGKSSVDDKFFQRVESKANLASRPSLITLMLAQNERANTLGNQASQPTPAIHRSRAAPHGISLAGSPNDSDEAPLMMKGFRHAALNPISEIPRSTAQPIVTRSTHTNFPAAFSPRTTRRNMLATELTESLRLNLVWERQQKKFGGKALLKRRHTSQDVADLRQYPQKACMKPSEDVETHSWNQYFSKEALNGYHSKGW